The sequence below is a genomic window from Melioribacteraceae bacterium.
CTGGAAATTACTCTGGAGGAGATGATCCTCCTCTCCTTTGCCAATATTAATCCGGCTAACAAAGGGATACTTGAACTCTTCGACCGTAATTATCTGACCGAGAAAGAAACATACAATAAGAGTCTGGAACAACTCGATAACTTCTTTAAGAACGAGAAAAAATTCGGACCCGATAATCAGGACTTTTTTACTTTCCTTAAAACTCCGATACTTACTAACCCAGAAAGCATTGAAGCTCAGCTCGATTTTATCCGTGAGAAGTGGGGAATACTGCTGGACGAGAAATTTCTGACCAGGATTTTATCCGGCAAGGATCTTATTAAAGAGGAAATTATTCTGGGCTTCGGAGGCGGAGGTGCGCCGGTTTTTGCTCCGTTCTATAAACCTGGTACAGGTGAAGCCGATTTTCTTTCTCTCGGCAAATCGGGTTACCGATATGCGCTCGATGCCTGGAAAGATTACGATGAACACGAGAATTTTACAAAAGACATCGATTGGATGCCCCGAGTTGTAATGATTGCCAAGAATAGTTATGTATGGCTCGATCAGCTTTCCAAAAAATATAACCGTCACATAAAAACTCTCGATCAGATTCCTGATGAGGAGCTCGATCAGCTTGCATGGTGGGGATTCAACGGTTTGTGGCTAATCGGAATCTGGGAAAGGAGCAGCGCGTCCAAAAAGATTAAACATATACTTGGAAATATTGACGCGGTTGCGTCGGCTTATTCGCTCTACGATTACCAGATTGCCTGGGACCTGGGCGGAGAAGGTGCTTACCGCAATCTGAATGAACGAGCTATGAAAAGGGGTATCCGCCTCGCGAGCGATATGGTACCTAATCATACCGGAATTTTTTCTAAATGGGTCATCGAAAATCCAGACTATTTTATTCAGTCGCCTTATCCGCCGTTTCCTAATTACCGCTTCAGCGGTCCGGACCTTTCCGATGATCAGTCCGTTTCGATCAGAATCGAAGACGGTTACTGGAGCCGGAGCGATGCCGCTGTTGTATTCCAGAGAATTGATAACAGATCAGGTGAAGTCCGCTACATCTATCACGGGAACGACGGAACAAACATGCCCTGGAACGACACAGCGCAGCTTAACATGATACGTGCCGATGTCCGCGAAGCCGTAATTCAAAGGATATTCGAGGTTGCGCGTAAGTTTTCCATTATCCGTTTCGATGCTGCAATGACGCTCGCTAAAAAACATTTTTCCCGCCTCTGGTATCCTGTCCCCGGTAGAGGAGGGGATATTCCGTCGAGGTCCGACTATTCAATATCGCAGGATGAATTCGACCGGCTCTTTCCTCAGGAATTCTGGCGTGAGGTTGTTGACCGTATCAATTCCGAAATGCCCGAAACTCTCCTGCTGGCAGAAGCATTCTGGCTTATGGAAGGATACTTTGTTAGAACTCTTGGAATGCACCGTGTTTATAATTCTGCTTTCATGCATATGCTGATGAAAGAGGAGAATTCCAAATACAGGGATCTGATTTCCAATACACTCGAATTCGAACCGGAGATCCTCAAACGGTACGTCAATTTTATGAGCAATCCGGATGAGGAAACCGCGATTAAACAGTTCGGCACCGACGATAAATATTTCGGTATCTGCACTCTCATGGTTACTCTGCCCGGCCTGCCGATGTTTGCGCACGGACAGGTGGAAGGATTTACGGAAAAATACGGTATGGAATACCAGCGTGCTTATTACAACGAGACGCCAAATCAATGGCTTATCGACAGGCATATTCGCGAAATCTTTCCGCTTATGAAACGCCGTTACATTTTCAGCCAGGTTACAAATTTCTGGCTGTTCGATTTTTATGACGGTTACGGTCATCTTAATGAAAATGTTTTTGCTTATTCCAACAGCGAGTACGGCGAGAAAGGATTAATCTTTTATAACAATAAGTATCAGGGTACATCCGGCAGGATTTTCCGTTCATCACCTAAACTGGTTTCGTTTTTAAACGGTGTGAAGGAACCGCAAACAAAAACTGTTGGAGAAGCATTGGGAGTTAATCCGACGCTTCAGCATTATTATATCTTTCGCGAACATGTGTCTAATCTTGAGTATCTTAAATCCGGCCATGAGCTGGCGTTTGA
It includes:
- a CDS encoding alpha-amylase family glycosyl hydrolase, producing the protein MPGSRKKLHILNNLPVFEFHVAKEMRLKFEMEDEFFSIAGNVVFINNAAVRRFVKKINDKRPENLKVKVGEVNGAGLIDEIYHFLFRIYEAQVNPGVIKKALAHLNESVGEDKIRKLLFDFVEVFPPVEVFRGQSSVYDYLNSFTADRSNLEITLEEMILLSFANINPANKGILELFDRNYLTEKETYNKSLEQLDNFFKNEKKFGPDNQDFFTFLKTPILTNPESIEAQLDFIREKWGILLDEKFLTRILSGKDLIKEEIILGFGGGGAPVFAPFYKPGTGEADFLSLGKSGYRYALDAWKDYDEHENFTKDIDWMPRVVMIAKNSYVWLDQLSKKYNRHIKTLDQIPDEELDQLAWWGFNGLWLIGIWERSSASKKIKHILGNIDAVASAYSLYDYQIAWDLGGEGAYRNLNERAMKRGIRLASDMVPNHTGIFSKWVIENPDYFIQSPYPPFPNYRFSGPDLSDDQSVSIRIEDGYWSRSDAAVVFQRIDNRSGEVRYIYHGNDGTNMPWNDTAQLNMIRADVREAVIQRIFEVARKFSIIRFDAAMTLAKKHFSRLWYPVPGRGGDIPSRSDYSISQDEFDRLFPQEFWREVVDRINSEMPETLLLAEAFWLMEGYFVRTLGMHRVYNSAFMHMLMKEENSKYRDLISNTLEFEPEILKRYVNFMSNPDEETAIKQFGTDDKYFGICTLMVTLPGLPMFAHGQVEGFTEKYGMEYQRAYYNETPNQWLIDRHIREIFPLMKRRYIFSQVTNFWLFDFYDGYGHLNENVFAYSNSEYGEKGLIFYNNKYQGTSGRIFRSSPKLVSFLNGVKEPQTKTVGEALGVNPTLQHYYIFREHVSNLEYLKSGHELAFEGFYIELGGFKYQVYLDFREVYDSSGEYEKLAGRLKGRGVVSVERSLNEMRLEPVHSAIKNFFDDESLSHFVKSFVMNDEVEKAEDRKEYSDKKLKKLLKAVSIHFNLEKDNKPVLEKFDRDLERVGLLNRIIEKEFPSENNYMNNGLHHIVTVTRDLNYNENSLLLLMFFLINSIRDLFDARGEINNSNFFERLLLDIPVMKVLRHSGRGEEELQWEVLLLDLLIQYNGLIDFTNAGNENPELDSEYLPLDKNRINIKGLRELLDEEKVKMYISVNDYEGKLYYNKERFEELLKWLFTLHLINYGLLTVPDDDPVENEEPGIKEMIQESFHNFTGILQLSEQSGYQLDRLLLSIKQLD